In the Acidobacteriota bacterium genome, TTCAAGCCGAGCGGCCTGTTCAAGGAGGCGGCGTAGTGTCGTCGCTCAAGCGGTTCGCGCCGGGCGTGGCGCTGGCCGCGGGCGCGGGGCTGCCACTGGTCGTGCCGAACGAGTACTACCTGCAGATCCTGACGCAGGGGTACGTCTTCGCCATCCTGGCCTGCGGCCTCAACGTGATCGTCGGCTTCGCCGGCCAGCTGTCGTTGGCGCACGCCGGATTCTTCGGGATCGGCGCGTACACGGTCGCGTTACTCGCCACCAAGGCGGGCGTGGCGTTCTGGCTCGGCTTGCCGGCCGGCATCGTCCTGACGGCCGCGTGCGGACACGCGATCGGATCGATCTGCCTGCGCAGCAAGGGGCACTACTTCTCGATCTTCACGCTCGCCGTCGGCCTGATCATCCACATCGTGATCCAGAAGTGGGAATCTCTGACCCACGGTCACGTTGGCGTGATTGGCATCCCGGGCCCAGGACCGATCGGTCCGATTCAGTTCGATTCCAGCATGGCGCGCTCGTACCTGGCGCTGGCGTTCCTGGCGCTGACGCTGGTCGCGACGGCGCGACTGCTGCGCTCGCCGGTTGGCCGCACGCTGATGGCCGTGCGCGAGAGCGAACCGCTGGCGGCCGCGGTCGGGCTCGACGTGATGGCCGCCAAGCGGCTGGCCTTTACCGTGTCGGCGGCGCTGGCCGGCCTGGCGGGCGGGCTGTATGCGGGCTTCATCGGCTTTCTCGGGCCCGAGTCGTCGAACGTGGAGGTCACGTTCAACTCGCTGCTCTACGTGATGGTTGGCGGGATGGGATCCTTGTCGGGCCCGGTCGCCGGCACGTTCATCGTCTACGGCCTCTCGCAGGTCCTCCAGGTCCTACAGGAGTACCAGATGGTGATCTTCGGCCTGGGGCTAGTGTTGCTGATCCTGTTCATGCCGACCGGACTCGCGGGCTTGATTCGATCCTGGTCTATCCGGCTAAAGCCGGCCAACAAGTCATGATGCTCGAGACCCACGGCCTCACCAAGGCGTTCGGCGGGCTGCGCGCGGTTGAAGGTGTGGACCTCACCGTCGCGGCGGGCACGATCACCGGCATCATCGGCCCCAACGGCGCCGGCAAGACGACCTTCTTCAACTTGATCAGCGGCGCGCTGCCGCCGACGAGCGGCCGCATTGTCTTCGAGGGCGAGGACGTGACGCGCCTGGCCGCGCACCAGATGGCGCGCCGCGGGATGGCGCGCACCTTCCAGGCCACCACCCTGTTTGCCGACGCGACGGCGATCGAGAACGTGCTGGTCGGCTACCGGCAACGGACCCGGTCGGGCCTGTGGGACGCATTGGTCCGAAGCCGCCGGCTGGCCCGCGAAGAGCGCGAGGCGCACGAGGCCGCGAGAGCGACGCTCGAGCTCGTGGGCCTTGGCGACCGCGCCGACCGGCTCGCGAACCGCCTGACACAGGAGCAGCAGAAGCGGCTCGCGATGGCCCTCGCGCTGGTCGCGCAACCGCGGCTGCTGCTGCTCGACGAACCGTTCGCCGGCATCAACGCCGAGCAGTCCCGCGGGTTGATTGCCTTGATCGAGCGCGTTGCCGCCGCCGGCGTTACAGTGTGCCTGATCGAACACCAGATGCAGGCGGTGATGCACCTGTGCCAGCGAATCATGGTGCTCGACTACGGCAAGAAGATCGCCGAGGGCACGCCCGACGACATTCGCCTCGCGCCGGCCGTTCTCGAGGCGTACCTGGGTCACAAATGACGTTGCAGGTCTCGAACCTCACCGTGTCGTACGGCGGCTTTCAAGCCACCCGCGAGGTCAACCTCGAGGTGCGTGAAGGCGAGCTGGTGGTGCTGCTCGGCGCCAACGGCGCCGGCAAGACCACGGTGTTCCGCGCCGTGAGCGGACTGCTCCGCGCCGATGCCGGCGCCGGCATCCAGTTCGCGGGTCGAGAGCTCTCGACCTTGAGCCCGCGCGAAATTGTCGCTACCGGGCTGTCGCACTGCCCGGAAGGCCGCAAGCTGTTTCCGGCGCTCTCGGTGCTGACCAACCTGCGCCTCGGCGCCTACCTGTGCCACGACCGCCACGCGGTCGAACAACGGCTCGGGCGCGTCCTGTCGTTGTTTCCGGCGCTCTCGACGCGCACCGGCGACCCGGCCGGCGCGCTCAGCGGCGGACAACAGCAGATGGTGGCGATTGGCCGGGCGCTGATGGCCGAGCCGCGCCTGCTGCTGCTCGACGAGCCGTCGGTCAGTCTCGCGCCCAAGGTGGTGCGACAGGTGCTCGATGCGGTTGCGGCGATCAACCGCGCCGGTACAATGGTGCTGCTGGCCGAGCAGAACGCCTACGCGGCGCTCGAGATTGCCCACCGCGGCTACGTGCTCGAGAACGGCCGCATCGTGATTGAAGGACCGGCGGCGGAGTTGATGACGCACGACGAGGTTCGGCGGGCGTATATGGGGGCTTAGAGTGCCTAAGGTGCCTAAGGTGCCTCAGGTGCCTAGGGTGCCTAGGGTGCCTAGGGTGCCTAAGGTGCCTAGGGTGCCTAGGGTGCCTAGGGTGCCTGGGGTGCCTGGGGTGCTAAGGAGCTGTGAATGAGTAGGAGTCGAACGTTAGTTGCTCGCCTATCAGTCGCTGCCGTTTTGCTCGCGGCGCTGGCCGGTTGCTCGTCGACTCCGGCCGGCGATACCGTCACGGTGGGATTCACGGGGCCGCTGAGCGGCGGCGCGGCGCTCTATGGCCGCAACGTGCTCGATGGGCTCGAGATGGCGATCGAGGACATCAATGCCGCCGGCGGCATCACCGTCGCGGGCCGGCCGGTGCGGGTGTCGGTGACGCCGCTCGACGATCGCTACTTCCCCAACGAATCGGCCACCAACGCCAAGCGGCTCGTGCACCAGAATCGCGCGCCCGCGGTGTTCTGCCCGCACAGCGGCGGCATTCTCGCCATCCAGGGCTTCAACGGCTCGGACCCGCCGTTCATCGTCGGCGCCTACAGCAGCGAGCCGCAGATCGTCGAAAGCGGCAATCCCCTGACGCTGATGATTCCGCCGAAATACCCGATCTACTTCGATGCCTTCGCGCAGACGATGCTCGACGGCCACGGCAAGCGGCTGGGCCGCATTCCCGGCGCGCACGCCTACGCCAAAGAGTGGACGAAGGGCTTCTCGGCGGTCTGGGAGGGCAAGGGCGGCACCCTGCTGACCAACAACGAGGTTGACTACAACACCACCACCGATTTCTCGAGCGTCGTCAGCAAGGCGCTCTCCGAGAGGCCGGACGTGCTGTTCGTCGGCGGGCCGTCGCAGGCGACGGCGCTCGTGATCAAGGCGGCACGCGAGCAGGGGTTCAAGGGCGGCTTCGTCGTGATGGACCAGGCCAAGTTCGAGGAAATGAACAAGCTGGTGCCGATGGCCATGCTCGAACACTCCGTCGGGGTGATGCCGACGGTGCACCACCCCGACTTCCGCGCCGCACGGTTCGTGGAGAAGTACCGCGCCAAGAAGGGCGCCGATCGCGACCCGCCGCGCGAGGTCAGCCTCACCTACGGCGCCATGCGCATCCTGGCCCGAGCCATGGAACTGGCCGGCACGACGACCGACGCCAGGGCGATTCACGCCGTGCTGGACGAGGCCGCCAAGACCCTGCCAGACGAGGCCAAGCCGTCGGAACTGCTTGGCGTGGACGCCAGCGGCCACCTGGAGCAAACCACGGTCGCCGCGCACGTGGTCGGCGGCAAGTTCGT is a window encoding:
- a CDS encoding ABC transporter ATP-binding protein, with the protein product MTLQVSNLTVSYGGFQATREVNLEVREGELVVLLGANGAGKTTVFRAVSGLLRADAGAGIQFAGRELSTLSPREIVATGLSHCPEGRKLFPALSVLTNLRLGAYLCHDRHAVEQRLGRVLSLFPALSTRTGDPAGALSGGQQQMVAIGRALMAEPRLLLLDEPSVSLAPKVVRQVLDAVAAINRAGTMVLLAEQNAYAALEIAHRGYVLENGRIVIEGPAAELMTHDEVRRAYMGA
- a CDS encoding branched-chain amino acid ABC transporter permease translates to MSSLKRFAPGVALAAGAGLPLVVPNEYYLQILTQGYVFAILACGLNVIVGFAGQLSLAHAGFFGIGAYTVALLATKAGVAFWLGLPAGIVLTAACGHAIGSICLRSKGHYFSIFTLAVGLIIHIVIQKWESLTHGHVGVIGIPGPGPIGPIQFDSSMARSYLALAFLALTLVATARLLRSPVGRTLMAVRESEPLAAAVGLDVMAAKRLAFTVSAALAGLAGGLYAGFIGFLGPESSNVEVTFNSLLYVMVGGMGSLSGPVAGTFIVYGLSQVLQVLQEYQMVIFGLGLVLLILFMPTGLAGLIRSWSIRLKPANKS
- a CDS encoding ABC transporter substrate-binding protein, with the protein product MLAALAGCSSTPAGDTVTVGFTGPLSGGAALYGRNVLDGLEMAIEDINAAGGITVAGRPVRVSVTPLDDRYFPNESATNAKRLVHQNRAPAVFCPHSGGILAIQGFNGSDPPFIVGAYSSEPQIVESGNPLTLMIPPKYPIYFDAFAQTMLDGHGKRLGRIPGAHAYAKEWTKGFSAVWEGKGGTLLTNNEVDYNTTTDFSSVVSKALSERPDVLFVGGPSQATALVIKAAREQGFKGGFVVMDQAKFEEMNKLVPMAMLEHSVGVMPTVHHPDFRAARFVEKYRAKKGADRDPPREVSLTYGAMRILARAMELAGTTTDARAIHAVLDEAAKTLPDEAKPSELLGVDASGHLEQTTVAAHVVGGKFVPLYLKTID
- a CDS encoding ABC transporter ATP-binding protein, producing the protein MLETHGLTKAFGGLRAVEGVDLTVAAGTITGIIGPNGAGKTTFFNLISGALPPTSGRIVFEGEDVTRLAAHQMARRGMARTFQATTLFADATAIENVLVGYRQRTRSGLWDALVRSRRLAREEREAHEAARATLELVGLGDRADRLANRLTQEQQKRLAMALALVAQPRLLLLDEPFAGINAEQSRGLIALIERVAAAGVTVCLIEHQMQAVMHLCQRIMVLDYGKKIAEGTPDDIRLAPAVLEAYLGHK